ACAAAAATACTCCGAGGGAGAGGACAAAAAAAGTTATCAGCAGGAATTCTGTTAATTGTCACCAAAAGCCTTTAGCTAAATCATTTCCTGTCCTCTGAATCCAGCTGGAAGCACTTGCTAGCAAGAAGGCGGCCACGTAATCGCATGGCCCAGTCGCTCTCTGTGAGACAAACAGAGGAAACGACATCCTATCATAAATCTGTCAGTCATGTACCAAATGGGTATCGTGAGGGCTGGGCTTTTCCCTCTCTAATTATCACTTGGCACACAGAAGCAGGGTTTGATATACTATTTGTATCACAGGCTTTTTTGACAGCCTAATCCCACAGATTCAGCCTCTCACAGACCTGGTGCCAGAGCAATGAAGCAGATCCCTCAGTGGAGAGACCAGAGGGAGTTGAGGAGACCTGCATGTGTTGCTGCCCTCCCACTGATCTGCAGGGTGAGCTTATGTGAGAGACTGAGAGCACTGCccttctttcagtgctttcagtggATGAGCTGAAGATTGAAGATAAATATGaagttaatttatttaatgcaaGCTGATAGTCATTGTTTTGACATGTCTGGGCATATTCAAGGAGTAGGTAGGTGGGTAGAAacaaaatagcaaagaaaacatcCATGAGCTTCAGTAACAAAAGCATTGTACCTGGACTTTTTCAGATGTAAGTGTATGCGGAAAGGAACATCAGCATCTACCCATCAGCCTGCTGCTTGATTACAGGCAAACAAGCAAAGTCAAGGAGCACTGTGTAGGTCATAGGACAGGCATGGAATCAGAAGGGAAACACAGACACCAAGAAGTAAATGGCAGGAGATAAAAAGGAGTTCAGGAATTTGAGGAAGCAGTGGCGTCTGAAGGGCAGGTTGGCATGTGAGTAGGGTGGTCCACACACAGCAGGCCAAGGCAAGCAGCAAGATGTGAGGGAAGCCCATAGGTGGAAGGAGGCCTCCATTTTGGATGCTGAGGGCTGCCAGAAAGGCCCAGACTGATCGGCTGAATCTAGATGATCACCCCAAAGCCACCCAAAAATTAATGATATATTTTGTCCTTTCATGCCAGGGCAAGAATTTTTGCCTGGCAAAGAAGAAGGCCTGCAGTGGAAAAAGAATTACAGCCTGGCTCTGGTAGCCACAGATCCAAAACACAGCCAGGAAAGCAGTGTAGTTCTTCCGTTGCTCATTCTCACTCTGCTTTCAGCAGGAAACATCATCTCAGTTACTGTGGTAACAAAAAAGGGTAACTGTTGGAGTAACAAACATCATGTGTGCAAATTCAAGTATCCAGGCACAACAGCCCAGAGGGAAAAATcgaacaaacaaataaaccagcACAATGGTAATGAAAGTAAACCTAGTGCAAGGTACTACACTTTGGCCACAAACAGCTCCGTGCATTgttacaggcttggggcagacTGGCTGGAAATCTGTGCAACAGAAAAGGATTGGGTGTGTCAATTTACAgctggctgaatatgagccagcagtgtgcccgagtggccaagaaggccaatggaaacctggcttgtatcagaaacagtgcagccagcaggatcagggaagtgattgtccctctgtactcagctctggagTGGCCtggccacacctcaagtactgcaTTCAGCTTTAGGCTCctcactggaagaaaaacagccaaacaagctgcccagggaggtggtggaatcaccatccctggaggtacttGAGAAACAGAGATCCTTACAGGAGAGTGAAGAACGTGTCAGAGATGTTATGTAATACTGCACTGCATTGACAGACCTGTAATCCAGGAGCATGCACaatcctttccttcccccagcaTATTGAGCTCCAGCACCCACACTTTCCTTAGAATTAAATTCACCCCAAACCTCAAGAGCTTCAATAAAGACCCTTGCATACCTCAACATGAGTCATGAACATACTTTGCTGGGTCTTGTAGCAAGTCTCAACCCACACTACAATGTagtaacttgtttttctttaatctgtGGTATATTTAGTATGTAGGGATCATATTCAATCCCCTATTAGTTATGAAACCAGAACTTTTGATAAGTCATATGATTCTTCAAAGATAAGGAAGCAGACTCCTGGCTGGCTGGCTTTATAGAAGTCTCAATATCTCTGCAATTATTGGTGCAATCATATACCAGATGACACTTTTCCTGACTTGTGGTTCTCCGGGCAATTCTTAATTTAATCtacaacaaggaaaaaacaggCGTAAAGCAGAGAAAGGGGGAGAGGCAGAAACCGAATCCTGTAGATAGCTCTGGGCCAACCCAATTGAAAGAAAGCTGTCAGTATTGCCATCAAATCAAGAATGAAGACAAATACTGTCTCTGCtataactgaaagaaaaggcagccaCATTCAGTTCCATCTGTCTCCTTGCTGCCTGTCCACACAGAAGGTGTGGCAAAAGATGAAGCTGAGATCATtgacagagaagaaagggaagtaAAGAAAAACCTGAGAGAAGCCAGATTCCATTTGTTCCACTGTTCACAGAGCAATTTGTTTAGGTAAttgcaaagtaaaacaaacagagaaagaaaaacatctgggAGGATAACTTGGTGGGAATGATCTGGCTGTACATTTGCTTCCTATTCCCCATCAGTCAACAACCTCTTGCTATCTGCAATGCAAGAAAGGcagaagggggggggagggaggttGCTTTAGGGTTTCTCTAATAGCTTTGGGACTCAATTTAAACAACAGACACGGAGGGAGGAGAGCAAATAGACTAATTGCATGTTTTTTTGAAACAGCCTAAGGGTTAAAATGGTGCGACATGGCCTGTAAACCCAGCACTGGCACGAGCATCAGACTGGCACTGGCACCgctgctgtttcctttgtgtCTTTCTTATAACTTCCCAGAGGGGCTAAATTAACAGATCCTATGAGAAGGACCCACCTCTGATCATAAGAGAATtagattttcctcctttccagaAAGCAGATAGGAACCatcaaatgtaaaaaaaagcaacaagtaATGGCAACAGCATCTGCATTTCTGGAGGACAATAGAGGGGCAGTGCTAGAATTAATAGCATTTTAAGCCAAATTCAGGGCTGGTGCCAGGGGAAGGGAGCTCTGTCCCAGACTGTTACATTTGCTGAGAGTAAGGCTAAATGGAGCCCATTGAGCACGACGAAAACATTATGAGGTTATTACAACAACTTGTTTGAAAATGTGCAGCGGGAAGCCAGCAACGCCAGATGAATACAAAACCCGAGCCCGGGAGCGGTGTCAGGCAACATAAATAAGGTTTTGTCCTCATGTCCATGATGAACCTCGTGTTCGTTGTTTGGGACATAATCcattccctttaaaaaaataaaacataaccAGAGGGCTGGAACTTGGCGGGCCAgctcccatcctgctgcagtgtttgtgcaaacctcagctctgctcacactCCTGCAACTGACAGGAGAAgggcagagggaaaaaaaaaaacacaaaagagcAGTAATTAGCCAAAAGGTTTCAGCTCCATTTGCCACTAAGGATGGTTAGAAAAACACCAGATGATGCAACTTCTGAAATCCCTTTTGAAGTGCTGGCCCATGCTTGTTATCAGCAGCCAGAGCGAGATGCAAAGCTTCACCAACTTCCAGGCCTCACAATGAATGGAACAGAGGGGGAAGGCCTAAAGTCCTGAGTTATGGGcagctctttctgctgctctgcctaaggagaacagcaacacaaagcCAAGTGATGACACTTCACTTCCAGACAAGGCAAATAAATGGACTTTTCCCTACTAAATAGCTAGCATCTTCAAAAAGGCCCAGATTTTATTATCTTTCCAAAGTTTACGAAAAGACAGTGGTTCACCCTAAAAATGGAAgcttttcaattaatttttttcttccattttcaaagaatttgaaatgaaataaatgaataaataaatgaatgaataaatgaatgaatgacaCTCTGTAGAATGAAACCATTGAAGtaaattctttcttctcagctttTAAACTCtccccagggaaaaaaaaataaaaaataaaaaatcaaaaatctAATGGTGAGGGCTTGTATGAGCAGGAAGCATTTTATCTACTCAATATACAGCTGTAACCGTGTCAGTGCCTGAGCCTTTCTACTGCAGCTTCTTCCAGCTCAGCTAAACTGTTTTCAAGATTATAAGCTGggctttaaagaagaaaaccataatttataaagaaaagaaaaacgCTTGTAGCAAAACAAGGGCATTCATGTGGGTCGTTAAAACCAAATTTAACACCAGAACACATTCATGCCCTGGCTTTCATGTCTAGACTTTCCCACAGAGACAGTTTCTCAGAGGAAACATGGGGGGTGAGGGAAGTGAGGTGGGAAATGAAGATACTTTCCCAGTGCAAGGCAGAACGGGAACCAGAAGCAAGTAAGGACAAGGACTGAGGAGTGTTCCATCAGATGTCACTTTCCTTTATCTTTTCCACTCTTTCCCCCATTCACTTTGCAATAAGAAGAAATGGATGGAGGCAGAAACCCATAGATGAACACTGGTGTGTTTAAAAATTACAcgttgttattttgtttgtttttcatttttatttttttgttgctgttttgttttgaattttgaagaaaagacCTGTAATTTCCACTACAGATATCAAAATGTGACTTTCTCCATTGCATGCATTGAGTCACACTGGACATTTGCCATTTGGTCCCACTGAACACTCAGACGGGTACGCAGCCCCTTGGTGACAGCACAAGATGTACTCTATACCAAACACCTTTGACGTTGTGCCTCTGAACAGAGGAATATGGTGGGCTCTGCCTGTTTCAAAAAGGCCAGGTAAAATAAACACCTCTTGGAAATCAGTGCCTTGTGACCTAAGGGTCTTTTTCCCTGGATAGAAGGTGTGTGTTACCATGACCACAACAAGGGCTGCCGGGTCTGTCACACAAGGCCCAGTACCATGAACATGTAGGAATATCTCGTGTGTACAGGCTCCATTTGTGCATTTGTGTCTTCTCTAACACCCAAATACCAACTTTCTGTCTTCCAGAAATAGACAATTCCATCCCCACTGAGACTAAGACAACAGAGGTGAAACAGAGATAGAGAGCAAGAGCAGAGACAGAGAAGCcagagaggagacagaaaggagCAAGAGAAGCCagagagaacagaacagaaagaggaTTCAGAGAAGTCAGAGACGAGCCATGGAATGCACAGAAGATCCATAATGGAGccacagaggaagcagaggtGACAGGGAAGCTAAAGAaaggctggagagcagagaggagcaaaAGAGGTGATAGAGAAGAGTCAGAGAAGTGCCAGAGGgggaacagagcagaaacagagaagcCAGGGAAACAAGAGAGGAgatagaatgacagaatggtaggggttggaagggacctctggagatcaagtccaaccactcTGCTAAAGCTGGTCCtctacagcaggttgcacaggggTGTGAgcagatcttgaatatctccagagaaggagattccaccacctctctgtgtcACCTGTTCTTGTGCTCTGCCACTCtgacagtaaagaagttttcctttgcttgtctGAAACTTCCcatgctccagtttctgcccattgcctcttgttctgttgctgctcAGCACCAAAAGAATCCACTGCCATCGATTTGTCTCTTGCACTTCAGACAGTGATGAGATCCCCTCtgaaccttctccaggctgaagggtcccaggtctctcagtgCAACCAACATGAAaccagagaggagagagaaaacctAGAGAAGCAAGAAAGATGACTAAGAGACAAGAGGTGCCAAAATGGTGCTTGAGAGGAGACAGGAGGCAAAGGTGCCAGTGAAGCAATAGAAGATAGAGAGCCAGAGGAACAAGAGAAGAGCCAGAGACACCAAAGAAACCACAAAGAAGCCAGAGAGGAGACAGAGAGTAGACAGAAAGCCAGATTGCATCTCATTGAGACAGCAATACTTTCAGTCAGGAGTCCTTGCTTCTGAATGAGCTACATTTATTAACAagtttttctgcatttagaccaaaaaaaaaaaggtatgttTGATCATCTCTGTTTTTATCAAAAGGTATTTCACATCATATTTGACCACATGTTTCAATTTGCctaaaaaatgaattctgagcTCAGTAATTGCGCTGTAGTGAGAATTACAGGAAGccagaagattttaaaatatattataatattatgCATCTATAGCATCTTTATATGGAGTTTTAGCTTATAACTGGAGAGTCAATATAGCACAGAATGTGCTTTTGCCGCACTTGGCTCGGCAAAGCAAATGCATCATGTTTCTCAAAAGGTCCAGAGTTAATTCAGAAGGATGCAAACAGGTGAAACGCCTGGGGCGCGGTGTTTTCCATCCCCTGAGTTGCAGCAGGGACCAGGGACTGGGGCGGATAGTGCACCTTTGGGTGGTGGTTAGGACCTCTTTCAGATCGCAGCGAGAAGAGTTCTTGGAACATTGCCATCCGGGTGCTCCAAAATGATGATTCATGCATGGTTACACGGCAATATTTACTGAGCTCTCAGGAGGCAAATCCATTAGCAGAGATTAGTCAGCTGTCAAGAGCCCATTCCCTCGTATAAGAGTTCTGTTCTCTAAATAAAAGTTCTCATCTGTAACAGGAACTTCCACCCCACCACCTACTCGCTCATTTCATAATGCCGTAATGGCTGAGTTAGGGCATGCCGGTGTGTTTTCTCAGATTGCAGAGGAAAGTAACACAGGAGGAACTGACAgtgaaaaatgaacatttgtCTGCAGCAACTTTTCTCACCATAACTGAGCATCGTCACACAACTTCTGACTCATTCAGAGCCAATTCTGCCTGTGAGGAAAAGAGGATGCTGCTTCATCTCCACCCAAGCACAGTAGCCACCTCAAGCgtgtgcactgagctctgcagagaaactCCTTTTGGTTGTTCAGAGTGCCGCATCCCTCCAGTAGGACACACACAGCCTCCAGGTAACCACTTTGTGGTTCAGGAGATGTCACACGGGGTGGGTGTTTTTGCCTGTACACATGAATACTTGGGGGCGTTGATTACCGCATTGGTTACAATTTCTCACTCTATCCAAAGAATAACTCCACCCAAATGGAAGAGATCTGGGCAACACGGCATGACAGAATGGCTGGCAGCTACTACAAAGCATGGTGCACACAAACAGGAGGAATAAACCAGAGCAAGACTCATTCCCAGACCCATGGCTGTCTCTGCGCAGAGAGGGCTGTGGCTTTCAAGATGTCCAGCTGTAAGATCTGTAACAAAAAACATTGTTTCTTCAATCTTCTGGGCCCAAAGTATTGTTCAGGCATTCCCAGCTGTATCAATTGGTTTAGGAAACATTGCACTTGCTGCCTGTAACTATTTTTCTCCTGCatgctttgaaataaatctACCCTCAGCAGGACAGATGAAGCGTACTGCAGGCCCCGCTCATGCAAAAGGTGTTGCATTTGGAAGCTGCTTACAGATCTGTGAGAGCCCTGCACCTGCAGATACCATTTCACTACTTATTACTGCTTTTATCTCCtctgaaaaactgcagcaagtcAAAGCAGCGGGAGTCTGGCCCATGATACTCCAGAGACATGGATACTGACCctgcctttgctttcagtttgtttgctgTATGCCACAcctggttttccttttgctacCACTATACCACAAACCCTGTCAGGTCGGGTTACTGCTCTGTTATCTGGCTCTTCTAAGCCATATGTTGAAGGCCCCCCTGAGGAGGCCCTCGTGTAACATTTCAGCTCCTGGAGACCAAGTGGTCTTTCATTGGGACAGGAACAGCAATGGGagcaacagcagctgaaaagcgTTATGAGTTGGCTCTGTGCTACAAGGTACTTTCCCATGAGAGGTCTTTAGCTGAACAGAGCAGTGGTGGTGAGTACAGAGGCTTTTATAAAGTCTACAGCCCACTAAAGATCCAGCTGTGGGCTGCAACAAACAGATCGGAGGGCTTCTAACAGATGCTGCTTAAAGCCTTCCTGCATTTTACACCTTTCTGCTTCCTCACAAGATGAAGTAGACTGATCTAAAGTGCATATATatgtggtttggttttcttttttctcccttttcccttaCAGATTGAAAGTGCAATGAAGTAGCAGCATTTACCTGGTAGCAGGGTGCACAcgggcagccccacacagctgcTACTGGACGACAGATGCCCACAGGAGCCCTGTTGGCACTGACAGTAGGTGTTCTGCCGCAGGGTCCTGCTCCCTCCTGCAATGCAAGTTTCACCTGCACTCTACCTTCTCTTTGCACTGGCATGTGTCGGTGTAAACACGTCTGCTACAGTTGTCAAGGAGTCAGATAACACGTGTGAAGAAACAAAGGTCCTGAAAGGAATCCCAGATGCAACAGCCTTCGTGGGAAAGATATTCTGTTATCCCATGCCAGTATTTGCCTTTCAGGGAACGATAACTCAGTACAAGGTAATGCTGTTAAATGCACTTCTTGGTATAATCCTTCAGCAAATGAGcattcactttatttttaaaattaactcaATGAAAGTCTCTTCAGAGATGCACTCTGAAGAATTAGAAATGATGGTAAGAAGGTAACTgctggtcttttccaatgtaACAACTACAGCTTAATCAGAGAAAACCCACGCACAATGTGTATTTCATACACATGCAGCATGAAGAATGAGAGGTCTTTGAAGCGTACAGAGTTGTCACTAcgtttaaaagaacaaaacaagcacTACAGAAAGACTGAGGTGCACCACCTCTAAAACAACAGCTCATTTGCAGCTTTTCCTggacttctgtttttccttagaGCATGCTAACTGTAAAACTACAGGGGCCGCTCCAAAAGCAGCCCTcttattttatgatgttggcccacaatatcagaggcagatgttggtggaatggcagtagaagttgaaccttcccaccaatattccattgcatcttgttgctgtgtgacagatggcagcagaggggcagtctgacaaaatggcgtctgacatggaagcatgGATTAAgaaaggtgtgtcattgaattccttcaCGTGGGAAAACAATGGCATGCATTGGCATCCATCCATGTTCGGTGaacgtttatggagaccaaacgGTAGATGTGAGCACCACGAGGTGGTGCATTTtagcagtgatgacagcaatgtgaaagataAGCCACGTTCCCAATGGGCACATTTATGAGTGAGGCACGCAGGCTCTTGTCCATCACTGGTGCAAGTGCCTAGCTAATGGTGGcgactatgctgaaaaatagtgttggcagctgagaatttgctctatccaATAGCATTATTGTGTTCTTCATctctattgtagtttccatgaaaataaataggaagcattactttcacGGTGATCTATGTCGAATAGGAACACCTACTTCCTGCCTTTAATTCTGTTCATCTTCTGTTCTCTTATGGAGCAGGTCACTTTGGCCAGTGGTGCAAATTTGCCAGGCTGGTTGGACTTCAATCCCAACACAAACATGCTGCAGGGGCTGCCAATGACCGGGGAGAGCGGAGCATATCTGCTAAGCATAACTGCCCCTGGAAGAACATGCacccagagagctgctgtgaTGTTCACCATCCATGTTCAggacagcatttcatttctggacATGGAGAACAGCTTCAACCACATACCAAACAGGCACCAGTGAGTACTGTCAGATGCTGAGGGCCTTTGCCCAAatctgagtttaaaaaaaaatgaaaatggaaaagaagaaatgcgGTGGGATGCTGATTTTCCAGGTGGCTGCTGACAAGGCAGCATCCAGCTTCCCTGGCCCAGCTGGGAACTGGAGCTCTTCCTTTGTGGGGAGAGAGGCAAGGCCATCAATTGTCTCTGCAATACACTACCCACTTCCACTGATGATACTGGGTTTCTTTCCTATATATAAGTATTCCCAGTCTAGTTGACATCAAATGTAAATCTTTTAACTGAATTACTTTGAAGTCAGCATCACGATGGCAGTATTTGATAAATCTAAatcatgctgctgtgctctaGATTAGCAGTGGGGTCAAACACAGCTCTTGCTGAAGATAAACAAGTGTAGAACGTTCACACAATCCAGTAGGAGGAAATTTTGGATGAAGAGGTGAGGTTGAGTGATGTATGTTCATAGGAAAATGGATTGAATTCAAACAAGTAccttcacaaaaaaaaagtgggggaGGGGCAGATTAACAACTTAATCAATCCAATTTTGGACTTTAATGCCAATCCTCATAGGTGTGGGAAGGAAGTTCCCATCACTTCTGCTGAAGTCATTCTCTCCATTGGAGCCAAAACCCTGGAAGCACAGGAACGCCTCTACATCGTGTACACAATCGCTGAATATCTCCATCTGGATTCCTCCCTGGTAACCCTGTTCCAGTACACAGACGTGGTACACAGAAACTTGCAGAACGTGACTGTGCTGGCCAGAGACACTTTGCACATTGACTTCACAGTGAACCGCTATGTAGGACTCTCCTGGCTTGTCAAGTGTGGAGAGCTCGCTGTGCCCCGCGAATTCATCCAAGTCCTGCAACGCAATATTGATTCCCATCATCTCTCACAACTCCTAGGATATGAAATTTCAGGCTGGAGAATACTTAGGACAGAGAGTAACAAAAGAAAGTCTCCGAGACAACAGCACAGGCCATTAATGATCACACCAACACCGACACTGAAAGTAATTAGAATTACTCAGAGACCAGCTGCTGTTGCTCCCCATCCTTTGTTCTCTGCTGTGCCAAGTCGTTTACTCTTACAATTTACTGTATCAGCTACCCAGAATTTATATAGGGAAAGTATAACAGCAGCAAGTGTTGAGTTGCAGAATAACATCCATTCTGTAAGTCAAGGAAGTTTAGTCACCTTAAAAATGGATTCAGCGTGGGACATGCCAACTAATAATCCAACAGTAGTTGTTATGTTTGGAGACACTAGTTCCTCAGATCTTTCACCTTCACTGGTTCCTAAATCAATGCTTCTCTTCACTGAGCTGGAAGTGCTGCCCACCAGTGCTCCTGAAGTGTCCTTGCTGCTACAGCAACCTGAGCCTCACCTGCTTCAGACAGACTTATATTTCCATTCTAGTAAAACAGAAGTATATGGATCTCATCTCCTACAGGACATCACCTCAAATAAAGACCTGTTTCCCAGACCCATGTACACTCTGATGATGAACACCCTTCATGAATGGCCCCATACCTTGACAGAGGCACTTTCTTCAGAGACAGAACATCATGTAATTTTGCTACAAGAAACGTCAACATCAGAAATACCAGATTACAGTGATAAGGCAAGAAGCCACTTTCcaaaatctgaaatgctttctaGTGCATCCCTGTCTCTGGAGAGGCTTCTGTCTCTATCCCCAAGCACTCTGCTAACAGCCACAGCTTCATCTGATTTCACATTTCCCATCAATTATATGTTTCCACCTTCACCAGCAAGTAGTAGCCCAAGCCAGGAGTTAGCTCATAGCCATGAACCATTACCTAAGTCTTCCACAACTATGCCGTCATCCTATAGATTTGCATTTATTGAAGGGACAGTTTCTTCTGTGATCCAATCAGAAGCCCAGACCCTCTATCCCAAACTCAATTTACATTCTGAAATCTCAGCctgcttttccagctctttgTACAGCCCTTTCCCTGGTGAAGCTAAAACATCTTATGAATCAAGTCTGCCCATTCCGGCCCATTCTCATAGCACTCCAGTTCTTACTCTTACACCACCAATTATACATTCTATTTGTGGCAGCATGCTCAAAACACAGATACAGTCTCCAAGTATTTTACCCACAAAGGAGCTGCACTCAGGCAGAGATCTGGGAACAGGAATGATTTTGCCAATCATCACTGAGCCTACCCTGGAGTCACCCAAAATCTCAGCTGTCAT
The Coturnix japonica isolate 7356 chromosome 1, Coturnix japonica 2.1, whole genome shotgun sequence DNA segment above includes these coding regions:
- the LOC116653960 gene encoding dystroglycan-like; protein product: MQVSPALYLLFALACVGVNTSATVVKESDNTCEETKVLKGIPDATAFVGKIFCYPMPVFAFQGTITQYKVTLASGANLPGWLDFNPNTNMLQGLPMTGESGAYLLSITAPGRTCTQRAAVMFTIHVQDSISFLDMENSFNHIPNRHQ